A window of the Chloroflexota bacterium genome harbors these coding sequences:
- a CDS encoding aminopeptidase P family protein, with protein sequence MSILQEKSHQIQQILREKNIDLWLTFVRETSALRDPVLDFIFGPEDLTWPSALIFTASGERIAIVGRYEAEAVQRLGIYNPVHYYDQSIKPVLLEILNELQPHHIAINTSPNTVHADGLTHGLYQILMDYLAETPFYERVIPAEGIINALRGRKTPSEVTRIREAVATTEEIYARTFAYLRPGMTEKQVGAYMHKLLDEYQLESAWSYEHCPAVNTGPNSPIGHGGPTELVIASGHLLHFDFGVKKNDYCSDIQRMGYVLRPGESTPPEEVQRGFDTVLAAIDAAVAALKPGSTGVQVDTAARDIVIQSGYEGHKYATGHQLGRLAHDGGVVLGPAWERYGDTPHQPIEVGHVYTIEPGLMVEGYGYIGLEENVLVTQNGVEYFCPPQRELILIRGVA encoded by the coding sequence ATGAGTATCCTGCAAGAAAAATCACACCAAATCCAACAAATTTTGCGTGAGAAAAATATCGATCTATGGCTGACGTTTGTACGCGAAACTTCCGCCCTACGCGACCCCGTACTCGATTTCATCTTCGGCCCCGAAGACCTCACCTGGCCCAGCGCGCTCATCTTCACCGCCAGCGGAGAGCGCATTGCCATTGTAGGCCGTTACGAGGCCGAAGCTGTACAGCGGCTGGGCATCTACAACCCCGTACACTATTACGACCAGTCCATCAAGCCCGTGCTGCTCGAAATTCTGAATGAACTGCAACCTCACCACATCGCCATCAACACATCCCCCAACACTGTCCATGCCGATGGGTTGACGCACGGCCTGTATCAAATTTTGATGGATTATCTCGCCGAGACTCCTTTTTACGAACGCGTCATTCCCGCCGAAGGAATCATCAACGCCCTGCGGGGACGCAAGACTCCCTCGGAGGTGACGCGTATTCGAGAAGCGGTCGCCACCACCGAGGAAATATACGCGCGCACCTTCGCCTATCTGCGCCCTGGAATGACCGAAAAACAAGTCGGCGCGTATATGCACAAATTGCTCGATGAATATCAACTTGAAAGCGCCTGGAGCTACGAGCATTGCCCGGCGGTCAACACCGGGCCAAATTCCCCCATCGGGCACGGAGGCCCCACCGAGCTAGTCATCGCATCCGGTCATCTGCTCCACTTTGATTTTGGTGTCAAGAAAAATGACTATTGCTCCGACATCCAACGCATGGGCTATGTGCTGCGCCCCGGCGAAAGCACCCCGCCCGAAGAAGTTCAGCGCGGTTTCGATACGGTACTCGCCGCGATTGATGCCGCGGTCGCCGCGCTAAAGCCCGGAAGTACTGGCGTGCAAGTCGATACCGCCGCGCGTGATATTGTAATTCAATCGGGGTATGAGGGGCATAAATATGCTACCGGACATCAATTAGGGCGGCTGGCGCATGATGGCGGCGTTGTACTCGGCCCGGCCTGGGAGCGTTATGGCGACACCCCGCATCAGCCGATTGAAGTTGGGCATGTTTACACCATCGAACCCGGCCTGATGGTTGAAGGCTACGGCTATATCGGGCTGGAAGAAAATGTACTTGTCACCCAGAATGGCGTCGAATATTTCTGCCCTCCGCAGCGTGAACTGATTTTGATTCGCGGGGTTGCGTAG